In the genome of Cucurbita pepo subsp. pepo cultivar mu-cu-16 unplaced genomic scaffold, ASM280686v2 Cp4.1_scaffold000512, whole genome shotgun sequence, one region contains:
- the LOC111785490 gene encoding U-box domain-containing protein 1-like encodes XSNSPQLPPSSLVCFTELFSVIRRVKLLIQTCEEGSCLWSLLQTELISHQFYQLVKEIGRVLDILPLSFLKLTDDTREQVELLHNQAKRFEFSADEREVRRRDELLELMMNKKNKDLAEFFSSVGLRSLMDCDEEISKLEVEGRKQAGTGGIMVVSNINNLISLVRHAKTVVFSKKEQFNLKFQHHSCSSISMDQIPDDFRCPISLDLMRDPVIVSSGHTYDRNSIAQWIDSGHHVCPKSNQRLIHVALIPNYALKSLMQQWCLENNVNLLEPTKPCSFSKTNSSRYRSDEPIDHISASKAASDAVKMTAEFLVGKLATGSPDVQRQAAYELRLLAKTGMDSRRMIAEAGAIPFLVTLLRSGDPRIEENAVTALFNLAIFNNNKILIVAAGAIDNITHILESGKTMEARENAAATIFSLTMVDEFKISIGASPKAIPALVRLLKEGNSAGKRDAATALCNLALYKANKACIVGAGAVPLLIELLTDEKAGITDDALQALSLVLGCCEGLQEIRKSRVLVPLLVDLLRFGSPNGKESSITVLLGMCKDGGEEVGRRLLMNPRSVPSLQSLAADGSLKARRKADALLRLLNRCCFQSQPC; translated from the coding sequence TTNTCTAATTCTCCTCAGCTTCCTCCATCTTCCCTTGTTTGCTTCACTGAACTCTTCTCTGTAATCCGAAGAGTTAAGCTTCTGATTCAAACCTGTGAGGAAGGAAGCTGTCTATGGAGTTTACTTCAGACAGAGCTCATTTCCCATCAGTTCTATCAGCTAGTGAAGGAGATTGGGAGAGTTCTTGATATTTTACCTCTCAGCTTCCTGAAATTAACAGATGATACAAGAGAACAAGTGGAGCTTCTTCACAATCAAGCTAAACGATTCGAGTTTTCGGCCGACGAACGCGAGGTTCGAAGAAGAGATGAGCTTCTTGAACTAATgatgaacaagaagaacaaagattTGGCAGAGTTTTTCAGTAGTGTTGGGCTGAGAAGCCTGATGGATTGTGATGAAGAGATATCAAAACTGGAAGTAGAAGGTCGTAAACAAGCAGGAACAGGTGGAATAATGGTGGTTTCTAATATAAACAATCTAATTTCTCTTGTTCGACATGCCAAAACAGTGGTTTTCAGTAAGAAAGAACAATTCAACTTGAAGTTTCAACATCATTCGTGTTCTTCTATATCAATGGATCAAATTCCAGATGATTTTCGCTGCCCCATTTCGTTAGATTTGATGAGAGATCCTGTAATTGTATCATCAGGACATACTTATGATCGTAATTCAATAGCTCAATGGATTGACTCAGGGCATCATGTATGCCCCAAGAGTAATCAGAGGCTAATTCATGTGGCTCTCATACCAAATTATGCACTCAAAAGTTTGATGCAACAATGGTGCCTAGAAAACAACGTTAATTTGCTTGAACCTACAAAACCATGTTCTTTCTCAAAAACCAACAGCAGTCGATACCGTTCCGATGAACCGATCGATCACATTTCGGCGTCGAAAGCCGCCTCCGACGCTGTCAAAATGACAGCCGAATTTCTGGTGGGGAAGCTTGCAACCGGATCACCAGATGTTCAAAGACAAGCAGCATATGAGCTCCGGTTGCTAGCAAAAACAGGGATGGATAGCCGAAGGATGATTGCGGAGGCAGGAGCAATACCGTTTCTTGTGACATTGTTGAGATCTGGTGATCCAAGGATTGAGGAAAATGCTGTGACGGCATTGTTCAACTTGGCAATCTTTAACAACAACAAGATCCTGATAGTGGCAGCAGGGGCAATAGACAACATAACACACATCTTAGAATCAGGGAAAACAATGGAAGCAAGAGAAAACGCTGCAGCAACAATATTTAGCTTAACAATGGTGGACGAGTTCAAAATATCGATAGGGGCGAGTCCGAAAGCGATACCGGCATTGGTGAGGCTCTTGAAAGAAGGCAATTCAGCCGGGAAGCGCGACGCCGCCACTGCACTTTGCAATCTAGCTCTTTACAAAGCCAACAAAGCTTGCATTGTAGGTGCTGGGGCAGTGCCATTGCTGATTGAGTTGCTGACAGATGAGAAGGCAGGCATAACAGATGATGCGTTGCAGGCGCTGTCTTTGGTTTTGGGCTGCTGTGAAGGGCTGCAGGAGATAAGGAAGAGCAGAGTTTTGGTGCCTTTGCTGGTTGATCTTTTAAGATTTGGATCTCCAAATGGAAAAGAGAGTTCAATTACGGTGTTGTTGGGGATGTGCAAAGATGGAGGAGAGGAAGTTGGGAGGCGTTTGTTGATGAATCCTCGGAGTGTCCCTTCGCTGCAAAGCTTGGCAGCTGATGGATCATTGAAGGCTAGAAGAAAGGCCGATGCATTGCTAAGATTGCTTAATAGATGCTGCTTTCAATCTCAGCCATGTTGA